The sequence below is a genomic window from Rhizobium sp. NXC14.
CTGCATGAGCTCGCCACCAATTCTGTGAAATATGGTGCGCTCTCCGTCCCGCAGGGGCGCGTCCGCTTCGACTGGCACGATGTTAGGGACGAAGGCAAGCCGGATGCCCTGCTCCGCTTCACCTGGGAGGAGCGCGGCGGCCCGGCGGTCACCGAGCCGTCGCGCTCGGGCTTCGGCACGACCGTCATCAAGGCGCATGCCGCTGCCGCCTTCCGTGGCACGGTGCAGGTCGATTTCCGACCTGAAGGCCTGTTATGGGTACTGATAGCCCAGCGCGCCACGCTGGAGCGGGAATAACCCAGGAACAATCGCCACCTCAACCCGTTTCGGACAGGTCGTTTTCAAGGAGAAGGACCATGTTCAAGCAAACGATGATCGCCACCGCGGCTCTGACCGCGGCTGCCTGGGCAAGCCCGGCGAGCGCGGAAAATTATGTGACGCTTGGCCGTCTGGTCTGCGGATCGGATGGCGGTCAGGGTCTGATCGTCACCTCGCAGAAGAACCTCATCTGCACCTATACACCGGCAGCCGGCGGCGCCAAGGCGGTCTATGCCGGCAAAATCGAGAAATTCGGCCTCGATATCGGCCAGACGGGCAAGAGCGTGATGATCTGGCAGGTCCTGGCAAAGACCGGCACCGATATGCCGCAATTCGCCCTTGCCGGCGAATATTACGGAGTCGGCGCTGATGCGAGCATCGGTGCGGGCGCCGGCGCCAAAGTGATCGCCGGCGGCACCAATAAGGCTTTCATGCTGCAGCCTCTGAATGTTCAGGCCCAGGAAGGGCTGAACCTGGCGATCGGCGTCGAGAAGATGACGCTGGTGCCGGGCGAAATATGAGAAAGCAGCCCCGAAGGGCGGCTCATCGGCTCAATGCGCGATCGCCTTGTTGATATCCTCGGTCATTTTCTTGGCGTCGCCGAGCAGCATCATCGTGCCGTCCTTGTAGAACAGCGTGTTGTCGATGCCGGCATAACCCGAACCAAGCGAGCGCTTGACGAAAAGGCAGGTCTTCGCCCGATCGACGTCGAGGATCGGCATGCCGTAGATCGGCGAGGTCTTGTCGTCGCGCGCAGCCGGATTGGTGACGTCATTGGCGCCGATTACATAGGCGACGTCGGCCTGGGCAAATTCCGAATTGATGTCCTCGAGCTCGAAGACCTCGTCATAGGGAACATTGGCTTCGGCCAGCAGCACGTTCATATGGCCGGGCATGCGGCCTGCGACCGGGTGGATCGCATATTTCACCTCGACGCCGTTCTTCTTGAGATTATCGGCTAATTCGCGCAGCGCATGCTGAGCCTGAGCGACCGCCATGCCGTATCCCGGCACGATGATGACCTTCGAGGCATTGGCCATCAGATAGGCCGCATCCTCGGCGGAGCCGAGCTTGACCGTCCTGTCTGACGTGTCGGTCCCGCCGGACGCCGACTCGCCGCCGAAACCGCCGAGAATCACGGAGATGAAGGAGCGGTTCATGCCCTTGCACATGATATACGACAGGATGGCGCCGGAGGAGCCGACGAGCGCTCCGGTGATGATCAGCGCCAGATTGCCGAGCGTGAAGCCGATGCCGGCCGCAGCCCATCCGGAATAGGAGTTCAGCATCGAAACGACGACGGGCATGTCGGCGCCACCGATCGGCACGATCAGCAGAACACCGAGCGCCAGCGACAGTGCCACGACCGCCCAGAAGTCGAAATGGCTTTCGGTCGCGGCAAGGCCGATGATGAAGAGCACGATCAGCGCCAGCAGAGTTGCATTGATCAGGTGCCTGTAGGGCAGCAGGATCGGCTTGCCGGACATGCGCCCGTCAAGCTTCAAGAAGGCGATGATCGAGCCGGTGAAGGTCAGCGCCCCGATCGCCACGCCGAGCGCCATTTCGATGCGCGCCTCGGTGTGGATATGGCCGATCTCGCCGATACGGAAAGAAGCTGGTGTATAGAGCGCCGAGGCAGCCACCAGCACGGCGGCAAGCCCGACCAGCGAGTGGAAGCCGGCGACGAGCTGCGGCATCGAGGTCATGGCGATGGTGCGGGCGACATAGGCGCCGACGCTGCCGCCGATGGCAAGGCCGAGGATGATCAGCACGAACCCGCCGAAGTTGGGCGTCGCCAGCACCAGCGTCGTCAGGATGGCGATACCCATGCCGATCATGCCGAAGAGATTGCCCTTGCGGCTGGTGGCCGGATGGGAGAGGCCGCGCAGCGCCAGAATGAAGAGAACGCCGGAAACGAGGTAGAGGAAAGCTGCGATACTGGTCATCGATCCCTCACCTGTCCTTCTTGCGGTACATCGAAAGCATGCGCTGCGTGACCAGGAAGCCGCCGAATATGTTGACCGAAACCAGCACCAGGGCGACGAAACCGAAACCGGTCGCAAGACCGCTTGTGGAGATGCCGACCGCCAGCAGCGCGCCGACGACGATGACCGACGAGATCGCGTTGGTCACTGCCATCAGCGGCGTATGCAGCGCCGGCGTCACCGACCAGACGACGTAATAGCCGACGAAAATCGACAAGACGAAGATCGCCAGCTGGAAGACGAAGGGATCGATCGCCCCGCCGGTCGCCGCACTTGCCGCTTCCGGAGCCTGCGCGGCTGCAGTGGCAACGGCCGTCACCGCTTCGTTCAACTGCTGCAGCGCTCTGTCCATTGCTTCACTGGCCATCACACGTCTCCCTTCTTCGCGCCGCCGAAGGCGGGATGAACCACGTCGCCGGCATAGGTCAGCATCGTCGCCTTGACGAGCTCGTCGTCGAGGTTGACGACGACCGCCTTCGTTTCCTTGTTGACCATCGTCTCGAGGAAGGTGACGAGGTTCTTGGCGTAAAGCGCCGAGGCGCTGGCCGCGACCCGGCCCGGCATGTTCGCAAAGCCGATCACGCTGACGCCGTCGACGTCGGCGACCTCGCCGGCAACGACCCCCTCGATATTGCCGCCGCGCTCGACCGCGAGGTCGACGGCGACCGCACCCGGCTTCATCGAGGAAAGCATGGCGCGCGAAACGAGCCGC
It includes:
- a CDS encoding NAD(P)(+) transhydrogenase (Re/Si-specific) subunit beta, translated to MTSIAAFLYLVSGVLFILALRGLSHPATSRKGNLFGMIGMGIAILTTLVLATPNFGGFVLIILGLAIGGSVGAYVARTIAMTSMPQLVAGFHSLVGLAAVLVAASALYTPASFRIGEIGHIHTEARIEMALGVAIGALTFTGSIIAFLKLDGRMSGKPILLPYRHLINATLLALIVLFIIGLAATESHFDFWAVVALSLALGVLLIVPIGGADMPVVVSMLNSYSGWAAAGIGFTLGNLALIITGALVGSSGAILSYIMCKGMNRSFISVILGGFGGESASGGTDTSDRTVKLGSAEDAAYLMANASKVIIVPGYGMAVAQAQHALRELADNLKKNGVEVKYAIHPVAGRMPGHMNVLLAEANVPYDEVFELEDINSEFAQADVAYVIGANDVTNPAARDDKTSPIYGMPILDVDRAKTCLFVKRSLGSGYAGIDNTLFYKDGTMMLLGDAKKMTEDINKAIAH
- a CDS encoding proton-translocating transhydrogenase family protein, producing MASEAMDRALQQLNEAVTAVATAAAQAPEAASAATGGAIDPFVFQLAIFVLSIFVGYYVVWSVTPALHTPLMAVTNAISSVIVVGALLAVGISTSGLATGFGFVALVLVSVNIFGGFLVTQRMLSMYRKKDR
- a CDS encoding DUF992 domain-containing protein; translated protein: MFKQTMIATAALTAAAWASPASAENYVTLGRLVCGSDGGQGLIVTSQKNLICTYTPAAGGAKAVYAGKIEKFGLDIGQTGKSVMIWQVLAKTGTDMPQFALAGEYYGVGADASIGAGAGAKVIAGGTNKAFMLQPLNVQAQEGLNLAIGVEKMTLVPGEI